One Calditrichia bacterium DNA window includes the following coding sequences:
- a CDS encoding PA0069 family radical SAM protein, protein MIAKAPAKGRGAGENPAGRFEKLQYEPDLSALAPDDELPPLKTQYFNDTSKTIIAYNDSPDIPFDAGINPYRGCEHGCVYCFARPSHEFLGFSAGLDFESKIFVKMDAARLLRKELAAPKWQAQTIALSGNTDPYQPAERHFQITRQCLAVLAEFRNPVALISKNHLITRDIDLLTELASFRAAAVAVSITTLDNSLARKMEPRASLPKRRLAAISELAKADIPVGVMVAPIIPGLNDHEIPAILTAAVDAGASFSGYIILRLPYGLKDIFSDWLERHFPDRREKVLNRLRNMRDGKLNSPQFHQRMRGDGPFADQVRSMFQLTSQKLGLGDQRQRHQLSTAHFRHPNGTQLSLF, encoded by the coding sequence ATGATTGCCAAAGCACCCGCCAAAGGTCGCGGCGCGGGCGAAAATCCCGCCGGACGATTTGAAAAATTGCAATACGAGCCGGATCTCAGCGCACTTGCGCCGGATGACGAGCTGCCACCGCTGAAAACCCAATATTTCAACGATACTTCCAAAACAATTATCGCATACAACGACAGCCCGGATATTCCGTTTGACGCGGGCATCAATCCCTATCGCGGCTGCGAACACGGCTGCGTGTATTGTTTTGCGCGACCGAGTCATGAGTTTTTGGGATTTTCCGCCGGACTCGATTTCGAATCAAAAATTTTTGTAAAAATGGACGCCGCACGATTGCTGCGAAAGGAATTGGCTGCACCGAAATGGCAAGCGCAAACCATCGCCCTCAGCGGAAATACCGATCCGTATCAACCGGCGGAGCGGCATTTTCAAATTACCCGGCAATGTTTGGCAGTGTTGGCGGAATTTCGCAATCCTGTTGCGTTGATCAGCAAAAATCACCTGATTACGCGGGATATCGATTTGCTCACTGAGTTGGCGAGCTTCCGCGCGGCTGCGGTTGCCGTTTCCATCACCACGCTGGACAATTCGCTGGCGCGAAAAATGGAGCCGAGAGCATCGCTGCCGAAACGCCGATTGGCGGCAATTTCCGAATTGGCGAAAGCGGACATTCCGGTGGGCGTGATGGTTGCGCCGATCATTCCGGGGCTGAACGATCACGAAATTCCGGCGATTTTGACCGCCGCAGTTGACGCAGGCGCGTCATTTTCCGGATACATCATTTTGCGATTGCCATACGGATTGAAGGATATTTTCAGCGACTGGCTGGAACGGCACTTCCCGGATCGCCGGGAAAAAGTGCTCAACCGCCTGCGCAACATGCGCGACGGCAAATTGAACAGTCCGCAATTTCACCAACGCATGCGCGGCGATGGCCCGTTTGCGGATCAGGTGCGCAGCATGTTTCAGCTCACATCCCAAAAACTGGGGCTTGGCGATCAGCGCCAACGGCACCAATTGTCCACCGCCCATTTTCGCCACCCGAACGGCACACAGTTGAGTTTATTTTGA
- a CDS encoding diacylglycerol kinase family lipid kinase, translating to MLKKVTFIINPIFGINRSPAKIVHWIDDIWKNSGVEYEVLKTGHRSHGIELARNAAKSGSDMVVAVGGDGTINEIGQGLIGSQTALGVIPAGSGNGFARNMDIPLKQKLAIEALLKPQFHKIDVGKINKDYFFNVAGAGLDAVISDMFDGVKMRGPVPYFVIGVREFFRYHPQNVIIQLPDRKLERAPLLLSFANLPQFGIGATIAPNAKPDDGLIDVCVLNPVKVGKALRNLPKLFSGHIDQLPEMEIYQASKVIIYRKNPQPIHTDGDPHPSDALITVEVLPGAVRLALPQ from the coding sequence ATGTTAAAAAAAGTCACCTTTATTATTAATCCCATTTTTGGCATCAACCGCAGCCCGGCGAAAATTGTTCACTGGATTGACGATATCTGGAAAAACAGCGGTGTCGAATACGAAGTGCTCAAAACCGGACACCGCAGCCACGGCATTGAGTTGGCGCGAAATGCCGCCAAATCCGGTTCTGATATGGTTGTGGCGGTCGGCGGTGATGGCACGATCAACGAAATCGGGCAGGGATTGATCGGCAGCCAAACGGCGCTCGGCGTCATTCCTGCGGGTTCCGGCAACGGATTTGCCCGGAATATGGACATTCCGCTGAAACAAAAACTGGCCATCGAGGCATTGCTGAAACCGCAATTTCACAAAATTGATGTCGGAAAAATTAACAAGGACTACTTTTTCAACGTTGCCGGCGCCGGACTCGACGCGGTGATCAGCGATATGTTTGACGGCGTAAAAATGCGCGGACCCGTGCCGTATTTCGTGATCGGTGTTCGGGAATTTTTCCGGTATCATCCGCAAAATGTGATTATCCAACTGCCCGATCGCAAGCTGGAGCGCGCGCCGCTGCTGCTCAGTTTTGCCAATTTGCCGCAATTTGGCATTGGCGCAACCATCGCACCGAACGCCAAACCGGATGACGGGCTGATCGACGTGTGCGTACTCAATCCCGTCAAAGTCGGGAAAGCCCTGCGAAACCTCCCCAAATTGTTTTCCGGGCACATCGACCAACTGCCGGAAATGGAAATTTATCAGGCATCCAAAGTAATTATTTATCGCAAAAATCCCCAACCTATCCACACCGACGGCGACCCGCATCCGAGCGATGCGCTGATCACCGTGGAAGTGCTGCCGGGCGCTGTCCGTCTGGCGCTCCCTCAATAA
- the miaA gene encoding tRNA (adenosine(37)-N6)-dimethylallyltransferase MiaA, giving the protein MNASKFQISNFKFPENTVLVICGPTGIGKTALSLAVADAVPAEIVSADSRQIYKYMDIGTAKPTAAEQAVAPHHFIDILEPDVDYSAGEYSRDARETVAEIFDRGKLPVVAGGSGLYIRALLDGFFNLDAKDEQLREKLNKRLANEGIEKLFAEFATIDPELASKTHPNSIKRVLRALEVYHITGKPMSQIQQENRDPAPFGWIKIALTMERKSLYARINQRVEEMFDLGLVDEVRSLLDRGFSANLNAMNSVGYKEVVAYLNGEIDLFTCKELVKQNSRRYAKRQFTWFRGESDVHWLEISPEMGKADARDGLFKKLLRIA; this is encoded by the coding sequence ATGAACGCTTCCAAATTTCAAATTTCAAATTTCAAGTTTCCGGAAAACACCGTTTTGGTGATTTGCGGGCCAACCGGCATCGGGAAAACCGCATTGTCACTGGCGGTGGCGGATGCGGTTCCGGCGGAAATTGTGTCGGCGGATTCCCGGCAGATTTACAAATATATGGATATCGGCACGGCAAAGCCGACCGCAGCGGAACAGGCTGTTGCACCGCATCATTTTATCGATATTCTGGAACCGGATGTGGATTACAGCGCCGGCGAATACAGCCGAGATGCCCGGGAAACTGTCGCGGAAATTTTTGATCGTGGCAAATTGCCGGTGGTCGCCGGTGGCTCCGGATTATATATTCGCGCGCTGCTGGACGGCTTTTTCAATCTCGATGCCAAAGATGAGCAGCTTCGCGAGAAACTCAATAAACGACTGGCGAACGAGGGCATCGAAAAATTGTTTGCCGAATTTGCAACCATCGACCCGGAACTGGCATCCAAAACTCATCCGAACAGTATAAAACGGGTGTTGCGCGCGCTGGAAGTGTATCATATCACCGGGAAACCGATGAGCCAGATTCAGCAGGAAAATCGCGATCCCGCGCCGTTCGGCTGGATCAAAATCGCCCTGACGATGGAGCGAAAATCGTTGTATGCCCGCATCAATCAACGGGTGGAAGAAATGTTCGATCTCGGGTTGGTCGACGAAGTTCGCAGCCTGCTCGATCGCGGATTTTCAGCGAACCTAAACGCAATGAATTCAGTCGGTTACAAAGAGGTCGTCGCATATCTGAACGGCGAAATAGATTTGTTCACCTGCAAGGAATTGGTGAAACAAAATTCCCGGCGATACGCCAAACGCCAGTTCACCTGGTTTCGCGGCGAAAGCGATGTGCACTGGCTGGAAATTTCCCCGGAAATGGGCAAAGCCGATGCCCGCGATGGGCTTTTTAAAAAGTTGTTGCGAATCGCTTAA
- a CDS encoding alpha/beta fold hydrolase, whose product MKKSLKALTYSILAIIIGINLIAFNHAYRFTHFSDSHSEKTKKPEELSLPEKIGVLFWGASVPKPKNKKSPEAPFETIYFEGNGQLEGWLIPAENDNGVVILFHGYASSKSSLLPYAAEFNKLGYSAFLVDLSGNGGSAGQTTTLGFRESRDVAAAFALMKNRFPEDKLVLFGVSMGAVSIMKAVADFDISPDQIIIESPFGSMRDAVYQRFSAMNVPAFPFADLLLFYGGLQSGFNAFAHRPVEYARSISTKTLLSHGAKDRRVSRAEIDEIFENLAGEKQLAVFENSGHEVFLKKDSTAWVAVVSSFLAGLSKKTPLKN is encoded by the coding sequence ATGAAAAAATCGCTTAAAGCATTAACTTATTCCATTTTGGCGATTATCATCGGTATCAACCTCATCGCATTCAACCACGCTTACCGCTTTACCCACTTTTCCGACAGCCATTCCGAAAAAACCAAAAAGCCCGAAGAATTGAGCCTACCCGAAAAAATCGGCGTGCTGTTTTGGGGCGCCAGTGTCCCGAAACCGAAGAATAAAAAATCGCCGGAAGCGCCGTTCGAAACGATTTATTTTGAGGGCAACGGTCAATTGGAAGGCTGGCTGATCCCCGCAGAAAATGACAACGGCGTTGTGATTTTGTTTCACGGATATGCCAGTTCAAAATCAAGTTTGCTGCCGTATGCTGCCGAATTTAATAAGTTAGGGTATTCTGCTTTTTTGGTGGATTTGTCGGGAAACGGCGGTTCCGCCGGACAAACAACCACCCTCGGTTTCCGGGAAAGTCGCGATGTGGCGGCGGCTTTTGCGCTGATGAAAAACCGATTTCCGGAGGATAAACTGGTGTTGTTCGGCGTTTCGATGGGCGCGGTATCCATCATGAAAGCGGTCGCGGATTTCGATATTTCACCGGACCAGATTATCATCGAAAGCCCGTTCGGGAGCATGCGCGATGCGGTGTATCAGCGATTTTCAGCGATGAACGTTCCCGCATTTCCGTTCGCGGATTTGCTGCTGTTTTACGGCGGATTACAAAGCGGCTTCAATGCCTTTGCCCATCGCCCGGTTGAATACGCCCGATCGATATCGACGAAAACGCTGCTATCGCATGGCGCAAAAGACCGGCGTGTTTCCCGTGCCGAAATCGATGAAATATTCGAAAATCTGGCGGGTGAAAAGCAACTGGCGGTTTTCGAAAATTCCGGTCATGAGGTTTTTTTGAAAAAGGATAGCACGGCGTGGGTGGCTGTTGTTTCCAGTTTTTTGGCGGGATTGTCGAAAAAGACACCGTTGAAAAACTGA
- the mutL gene encoding DNA mismatch repair endonuclease MutL → MPKIKVLPPHIANKIAAGEVVDRPASVVKELVENSLDAGADEVSIIISKAGKELIQVIDNGAGISEDEVVLAFERHATSKITAASDLDALRTLGFRGEALPSIASVSRVEVKTCETGQQVGTRVLINGGQVETVEKIAFKPGTTIAIKNLFFNTPARRNFLRADVTEFNHILKTVKRFFLSYPGVQFSLVHNGETLFELPRAVMDERISDVFGKEFYESLVFVREEMGDTILEGYACRPDKARGTTENQFIFLNRRSIINRSLTHAIFQGYGNLIDRTRYPQFIMFLELPPRLVDVNVHPNKMEVRFANEQAIYHLFLNAVRRGIQTRDGAPLISINTGEPVERRREIRQHFENLPKMNFSPRESKPGIGRLQIQPQKPEASQMRFDYQPLPPKPQEITGGKSDDLIDAPTEQSGAPQKLWQVHGRYIFSQIKSGLVIIDQNLAHERVLFERTLGYLLQGEKMSSQQLLFPQTQELSIEDFLIFEEIGDWLRQIGFVINTLSGRTVAVEAIPSDVKVGSETQILLEIIDHFREHKGEKKSPAEKMAAAFAAKNAIKSGEKLTPEAMSALVDQLFATKEPYFGPHGRPVIVTLELEELERRFKK, encoded by the coding sequence ATGCCCAAAATAAAAGTATTACCGCCGCATATCGCCAACAAAATCGCCGCCGGAGAAGTGGTGGATCGCCCCGCCTCGGTGGTGAAGGAATTGGTGGAAAATTCGCTGGACGCCGGTGCGGACGAGGTGAGCATCATCATCAGCAAAGCCGGGAAAGAGCTGATTCAGGTGATCGACAACGGTGCCGGAATTTCGGAAGACGAAGTGGTGCTGGCATTCGAGCGGCACGCCACCAGCAAAATCACCGCCGCCAGCGATCTGGATGCGCTGCGAACACTCGGTTTTCGCGGCGAAGCGCTGCCGAGCATCGCATCGGTTTCCCGGGTGGAGGTGAAAACCTGCGAAACCGGTCAGCAGGTGGGCACGCGTGTGCTCATCAACGGCGGACAGGTGGAAACTGTTGAAAAAATTGCATTTAAGCCCGGAACAACTATCGCGATCAAAAATTTGTTTTTCAACACGCCGGCGCGCCGCAATTTTTTGCGCGCAGATGTCACCGAGTTCAACCACATTCTCAAAACCGTGAAACGCTTTTTTTTGAGCTATCCCGGCGTTCAGTTTTCGCTCGTGCACAACGGCGAAACGCTGTTCGAACTGCCGCGCGCGGTGATGGATGAGCGCATCAGCGATGTGTTCGGGAAAGAATTTTACGAATCGCTGGTGTTCGTTCGCGAGGAAATGGGCGACACGATTTTGGAAGGCTACGCCTGCCGCCCGGACAAAGCCCGGGGCACTACCGAAAATCAGTTTATTTTTCTGAATCGGCGCTCCATTATTAATCGCAGTTTGACGCACGCGATTTTTCAGGGATACGGCAATTTGATCGACCGGACGCGCTATCCGCAGTTCATTATGTTTCTGGAATTGCCGCCGCGACTGGTGGACGTGAATGTGCATCCCAACAAAATGGAGGTGCGTTTCGCCAACGAGCAGGCGATTTATCACCTGTTTTTGAACGCGGTTCGGCGCGGCATCCAGACCCGCGACGGCGCACCGCTGATTTCCATCAACACCGGTGAGCCGGTGGAACGCCGCCGGGAAATCCGTCAGCATTTCGAAAATTTGCCAAAAATGAATTTTTCGCCGCGCGAAAGCAAACCGGGCATCGGCAGGTTGCAGATCCAGCCGCAGAAACCGGAAGCATCGCAGATGCGCTTCGATTACCAGCCGCTGCCGCCCAAACCGCAGGAAATTACCGGCGGTAAATCGGATGATCTGATCGACGCGCCAACTGAACAATCCGGCGCGCCGCAAAAATTGTGGCAGGTGCACGGACGCTATATTTTTTCCCAAATCAAAAGCGGGTTGGTGATTATCGACCAAAATCTGGCGCACGAACGGGTGCTGTTTGAGCGAACGCTCGGCTATTTGTTGCAGGGTGAAAAAATGTCGTCGCAGCAGTTGCTGTTCCCGCAAACGCAGGAATTGAGTATCGAAGATTTTCTGATTTTTGAGGAAATCGGCGATTGGCTGCGCCAAATCGGGTTTGTGATCAACACGCTTTCCGGGCGAACGGTTGCGGTGGAAGCCATTCCCTCCGATGTGAAAGTGGGCAGCGAAACGCAAATATTGCTGGAAATAATCGATCACTTTCGCGAACACAAAGGTGAAAAAAAGTCACCGGCGGAGAAAATGGCAGCGGCTTTTGCGGCAAAAAATGCTATCAAATCCGGTGAAAAATTAACGCCGGAAGCGATGAGTGCGCTGGTGGATCAACTGTTTGCCACAAAAGAGCCGTATTTCGGTCCGCACGGTCGTCCGGTAATTGTGACACTGGAACTGGAAGAACTGGAGCGGCGGTTTAAAAAGTGA
- a CDS encoding GntR family transcriptional regulator yields the protein MILNLTDISDEPLQSQISRQIRAKILAGDLPAGADLPSIRSLAKENRVSVITVQRAYENLDRQGLIHSRRGKGFFVSTVEKDTKKEMARERLIEHLKAPFSAAIAEGLSIDEIRNTLEAILSECATEAASRA from the coding sequence ATGATTCTCAATTTAACCGATATATCCGATGAGCCGTTGCAAAGCCAGATTTCCCGGCAGATTCGCGCAAAAATTTTGGCTGGCGATCTGCCCGCCGGTGCGGATTTGCCATCAATCCGCAGCCTGGCAAAAGAGAATCGCGTGAGCGTGATAACCGTTCAGCGCGCTTACGAAAATCTGGACCGGCAGGGGCTCATTCATTCGCGAAGGGGAAAGGGGTTTTTCGTGTCTACCGTTGAAAAAGATACCAAAAAAGAGATGGCTCGCGAGCGACTGATCGAACACCTGAAAGCGCCGTTTAGCGCCGCAATTGCAGAAGGATTGAGCATCGATGAAATTCGCAACACGCTGGAAGCAATACTCAGCGAATGCGCAACAGAAGCCGCAAGCCGTGCCTGA
- a CDS encoding ABC transporter ATP-binding protein produces the protein MSSAFELRNIIKRYPDFQLGPLSLSVEPGTVLGYIGPNGSGKTTTMHCMTGLVKPDSGDIEIFGRRNDPNQPDWKFDIGYVGDVHVFYENWTAAKNLKFLSKFYPNWSDEYMMNLVQRFKLPLDRKAKALSTGNRVKLALVSALAHRPKLLLLDEPTAGLDPVVRTEVLDILFEVLEDGDRAIFYSTHILSDIARLADELAFLDNGSIKLRTAKELLTDHWRRISFRLPQHQQVISGVVSHKNEGAEHQVISADHEITLRQLRELGAENIYENRMSIDEISVEILKGDKHVVTAQNGNGVS, from the coding sequence ATGTCTTCTGCCTTCGAACTCCGAAACATCATCAAACGATATCCGGATTTCCAGCTCGGACCGCTATCGTTATCTGTCGAACCCGGAACGGTGCTGGGTTACATCGGGCCAAACGGTTCCGGCAAAACCACCACCATGCATTGCATGACCGGATTGGTGAAACCGGATTCCGGTGATATCGAAATTTTTGGTCGCCGGAACGATCCCAACCAACCGGACTGGAAATTTGATATCGGCTATGTCGGCGATGTCCACGTGTTTTACGAAAACTGGACAGCCGCCAAAAATCTCAAGTTTCTCTCCAAATTTTACCCGAACTGGTCGGATGAATATATGATGAATCTGGTGCAGCGGTTTAAGCTGCCGCTGGATCGCAAAGCGAAGGCGCTTTCAACCGGAAACCGGGTGAAACTGGCGTTGGTGAGCGCATTGGCGCATCGTCCCAAATTGTTGCTGCTCGACGAGCCGACCGCCGGACTCGATCCGGTTGTGCGCACCGAAGTGCTCGATATTTTGTTCGAAGTTCTGGAGGATGGCGATCGGGCGATTTTTTACTCCACCCACATTTTGTCGGATATCGCACGGCTGGCGGATGAACTGGCATTTCTGGACAACGGCAGCATCAAACTGCGAACAGCGAAAGAATTGCTCACCGATCACTGGCGGCGCATTTCTTTCCGGTTGCCGCAACATCAGCAGGTGATTAGCGGCGTGGTGTCACACAAAAATGAGGGTGCGGAACATCAGGTGATCAGTGCGGATCACGAAATCACGCTGCGCCAGTTGCGGGAATTGGGCGCGGAAAACATCTACGAAAATCGCATGAGCATCGATGAAATTTCCGTAGAAATCCTCAAAGGAGATAAACATGTGGTTACTGCTCAAAACGGAAATGGCGTATCATAA
- a CDS encoding pyridoxal-phosphate dependent enzyme, with translation MPEAFPTAQEILDAATQIAPHAHRTPVLTCKTLDDLTGASLFFKCENFQKVGAFKFRGACFTVMSLPDEVAQRGVATHSSGNHAQALALAAKMRGIPAYIVMPKTAPKVKVAAVRGYGAEITFCEPNQQARESTLEMIVEKTGAEFVHPYNDYRVITGQATCAKELLDEVENLDIILSPVGGGGLLSGTALSAAYFSPSTKVIATEPAGADDAFRSFRDGQIYPSVKPNTIADGLLTSLGHRTFPVIRQYVSSVVTVEDETIIRAMRLIWERMKIIIEPSCAVPFAAVLEKKVDAAGKRIGIILSGGNVDLDKLPWLAS, from the coding sequence ATGCCCGAAGCCTTCCCCACTGCACAGGAAATTCTCGATGCTGCGACACAAATTGCGCCGCACGCCCACCGCACACCCGTACTCACCTGCAAAACACTGGACGATCTGACCGGCGCCAGCCTGTTTTTCAAATGCGAAAATTTCCAGAAAGTGGGAGCGTTCAAATTTCGCGGCGCGTGTTTTACGGTAATGTCGCTGCCGGATGAAGTGGCGCAGCGCGGTGTGGCAACGCATTCATCGGGCAATCATGCGCAGGCGCTGGCGCTGGCGGCAAAAATGCGCGGCATCCCCGCATACATTGTAATGCCCAAAACCGCGCCAAAAGTGAAGGTTGCCGCTGTGCGCGGATACGGCGCAGAAATCACCTTTTGCGAGCCGAACCAGCAAGCCCGTGAATCGACGCTGGAAATGATTGTGGAGAAAACAGGTGCGGAATTTGTGCATCCTTACAACGATTACCGGGTGATCACCGGACAGGCAACCTGCGCGAAGGAGCTGCTCGACGAAGTGGAAAATCTGGATATCATTTTATCGCCCGTTGGCGGTGGCGGCTTGCTCAGCGGAACGGCGCTTTCTGCGGCGTATTTTTCACCGTCAACCAAAGTAATAGCCACCGAACCCGCCGGTGCGGATGATGCGTTCCGCTCATTCCGTGATGGGCAAATTTACCCATCCGTGAAGCCGAACACGATTGCGGACGGATTGCTCACATCGCTGGGTCACCGCACCTTCCCGGTGATTCGCCAATACGTTTCGTCAGTCGTTACCGTGGAAGATGAAACCATCATCCGGGCGATGCGCCTGATTTGGGAACGCATGAAAATTATCATCGAACCGTCGTGTGCGGTGCCGTTTGCAGCGGTTTTGGAAAAGAAAGTTGATGCGGCAGGAAAACGGATCGGCATCATTTTATCGGGTGGGAATGTGGATCTGGACAAATTGCCGTGGCTGGCATCATAA
- a CDS encoding phosphatase PAP2 family protein produces MHKLHILNKLILILGVTVCQFGRADAQTIYTSSWGKDAPLTIGGLSALGVGFYLESKIEPLKPAEIAKLNRAEVNSLDRFATHQWSPKAAKASDWIRNANLLAPFLLLSSERVQNNAGRFMLMYLETLALSNGASLVIKSLVKRKRPFVYNENVPMEEKLKIYARKSFYSGHATMGFVSATFFARTYQDFFPDSDWRAAVWGISMGSAGAVALLRVFAGKHYFSDVIAGGVVGALIGYGIPEIHERKFNKTNDDSAFVLSFQIPL; encoded by the coding sequence ATGCATAAATTGCATATCCTCAATAAATTGATACTGATTCTGGGCGTCACCGTTTGCCAATTCGGCAGGGCTGACGCCCAAACTATTTACACCAGCAGTTGGGGTAAAGATGCCCCGCTTACCATCGGCGGGCTATCTGCGCTGGGTGTCGGGTTTTATCTGGAAAGCAAGATCGAGCCGCTGAAACCGGCAGAAATTGCCAAACTCAATCGCGCCGAAGTCAATTCGCTGGATCGATTCGCGACACATCAATGGTCGCCGAAAGCCGCAAAAGCCAGCGACTGGATTCGTAACGCAAATCTGCTGGCGCCGTTTCTGCTGCTCTCATCCGAACGGGTTCAAAACAACGCCGGACGATTTATGCTGATGTATCTGGAAACGCTTGCTTTGTCCAATGGCGCGTCGTTGGTCATCAAAAGCCTGGTAAAACGCAAACGACCGTTTGTTTACAACGAAAATGTGCCGATGGAAGAAAAGCTGAAAATTTACGCCCGGAAATCATTTTACTCCGGACATGCAACAATGGGGTTTGTTTCCGCCACATTTTTTGCGCGAACGTATCAGGATTTTTTCCCGGATTCCGATTGGCGGGCTGCCGTTTGGGGCATTTCGATGGGCTCTGCCGGTGCGGTTGCACTGTTACGGGTTTTTGCCGGAAAACATTATTTTTCAGATGTGATCGCCGGTGGTGTGGTCGGTGCGTTAATCGGCTACGGCATCCCGGAAATTCACGAGCGTAAATTCAACAAAACCAACGATGATTCGGCTTTTGTGTTGAGCTTTCAGATTCCGTTATGA
- a CDS encoding four helix bundle protein, with the protein MRDFKNLKVWEKAHALTLKIYEISKHFPDAEKFGLVSQLRRAAASISTNIAEGCGRDTDRDFARFMIIAAGSTSEVEYQILLSKDLGYINVEQYKILDDEINEIKRMLNSFIRKLTANR; encoded by the coding sequence ATGAGGGATTTCAAAAATTTAAAAGTTTGGGAGAAAGCGCATGCGCTGACACTAAAAATTTATGAAATCTCGAAACATTTTCCCGATGCCGAAAAATTTGGATTGGTTTCACAGCTTCGCAGAGCCGCAGCATCAATCTCGACAAATATTGCCGAAGGCTGTGGCAGGGATACCGATCGGGATTTTGCGAGATTTATGATCATTGCCGCCGGTTCAACCAGCGAAGTTGAATACCAAATTCTATTGTCGAAAGACTTGGGATATATTAATGTTGAGCAGTACAAAATATTAGATGACGAAATTAATGAAATTAAGCGTATGCTGAATAGTTTTATCAGAAAACTGACAGCTAATCGCTAA